One Perognathus longimembris pacificus isolate PPM17 chromosome 2, ASM2315922v1, whole genome shotgun sequence DNA segment encodes these proteins:
- the LOC125347107 gene encoding leptin has translation MRWGFLCQFLGLWYYLCYVQAVPVQKVQDDAKTLIKTIIIRINDIAHLSLSSKQKITGLDFIPGLYPAVSLSKMDQTLAIHQEILTRLYSQNAAQVSNDLENLRALLHLLASSKNCPQPQMSGMKVLESLNGVEEAFRHSTEVVALTRLQTSLQSILTQLDLNPGC, from the exons ATGCGCTGGGGATTCCTGTGCCAGTTCCTGGGGCTTTGGTATTACCTGTGCTATGTGCAAGCCGTGCCTGTCCAGAAAGTCCAGGATGACGCCAAAACCCTCATCAAGACCATTATCATCAGGATCAATGACATCGCACACCTG TCTCTCTCCTCCAAGCAGAAGATCACTGGCTTGGATTTCATTCCTGGCCTCTACCCTGCTGTGAGTTTGTCCAAGATGGACCAGACACTGGCCATCCACCAAGAGATTCTCACCAGGTTGTATTCCCAAAATGCGGCGCAAGTATCCAATGACCTGGAGAACCTCCGGGCCCTTCTTCACCTGCTGGCCTCCTCCAAGAACTGCCCACAACCTCAGATGAGTGGCATGAAGGTCCTAGAGAGTCTGAACGGTGTTGAGGAAGCCTTTCGCCACTCCACAGAGGTGGTGGCTCTGACCAGGCTGCAGACGTCTCTGCAGAGCATACTGACGCAGCTGGATCTCAACCCTGGGTGCTAA